The region TTAGAAGCGGCTGTCATCATACCAAGCGAAATGCCAAGGAGATGGAACCTGGTCAAATACTCACTTGAAATGCCAACGTAAGTAGTAATCCATGGGCCCCTTAGTGGGATATTAGGGGGTATTAGCAGGTACTATGATAGTAGAGCGTTGATTCGGTTCTTCTGTCCTCTGCAGCTGTAGAATGTGGAAATCCTGAACCAATTGTTAATGGTGCCGTCGACGTCACATTTACCACATATGGGGCGAACGCTACATACCACTGCAAAACCGAATACTACACCTTGAAAGGAGATGGTGAGTATTTGTGGGAACACCGATGGAGAACGTGAGGAGGTGAAGAGGTTGGAGCTCACGTGTGACTGCAGGGAGGTGAAGCGCGTCAGTATAGGTTGACTATGCCTCACTTCTGTTTGTTTACAGACACCTATTACTGCTCTGCGGATGGACTCTGGATAAATAGCGAAAAAGACAGCGAAGCTCCCAAATGTACAGCAGGTAAATGAGAGGAAACCTCCAGAAACTCTTCAGGATGTCCTCTGTTATGGGCAATGGGCAACACTTTTGCTGGTTAGAGTGCGTTCCCACGTACAGGTACCAGCTTGCGGTTGAGATTCCGCCTAGCCGCAACTGCCAATGGAAGCACGATCTTGCCAACAAACTCGTCAAGATCGTGCGACTATTAACAGCCGCATCTAAGCGGGGTCTCAGCCTCAATCCGCTACCTGTACGTGGGAACGCAGCCTTATCGGATGGCAATAATCAGGTCTTCAAGCATCTCATTTACAGACAAGTGTCTCATGGTCCATTCCCATTATTACTACCAGGccttgcttgttcagtgtctgctccTCTGTGAGGCATTGTGGCTGATGTGATACACAGAGACATGACAACAGAAAGATATTGGCATATCTAGCATGCTGAAGCGGTACCCCTTCAGTTCTACAGCGCCCCCACAACATTGCTAACAACAGTGTTGGCTACAAGTTATAGTACTCCTGTCAATCACAGTAACTCCAGTGCTAGtaacacagtgccctcagtagccTCCACAGAGATCCAACTGCTCGCCACAGGGTCCACAGTACCAGTCACATTGCCCCCAGTGCGAGCCACAGTGCCCATAATACCAGCCACAGTGCTAGCATTAGTGTCCTCTGTACCATCCATAGTTCCCCAGTACTGTCCACTGCGCCATCAGTAGCAGCCACAGTGGCCTAGTTCaagccacagtgccctcagtagccGCAGGGTCCACAGTACCAGTCACAGTCCCCTAGTGTTAGCAACGGTGTCTTCAATACCAGCCACAGTGCCCTCCGTAGAATTCACATTGCCACCAGTGCGAGCCACAGTGCCCTCATCTAGTCACAGTGTCCATAATACCAGACACAGTGCTAGCAACAGTGTCCTCGGTACCAGCCATAGTGCCCCAGTACTACCCACAGTGCCATCAGTAGCAGCCACAGTGGCCTAGTTCAAGCCACAGTGCTCTCAGTAGCATGCACAGTGACCGCAGTGCGCTCAATAACAGCTAGTATCCCCACTGCaaacaacagtggcctcagtacagGGGTGCCTTTAGAATTGTAAATGCGGCTTTAGATGTGACTAGAGTATGACGCAATGTAATTTAAGCAAATATCGCCTACTCAAAATATTTGCAAAATGGCGCAGTATGATGGCTGATTTTCAGAAACATCACCCATTCCACTTTGGGGTGTCATTAGGTTATTTGCTCCTGCTAGACAAGTGTATTTACAGTTCTTCCGGTTTGCTATGGTTCTTCTTGATACGTCTCCCCTGAATCcctcatttttatgttttttcagtCTGTGGAAAAACGTCCTTATCTCAGGAGACCCGAATTTTTGGTGGGAAGAAAGCCAGTCCAGGATTCTTTCCCTGGCTAGTACGCATTGTCCTGCCTAATAATTTTGGTGGCGGGTCCCTCATATCGGATCGCTGGGTCGTGACGGCTGCCCACATTTTTGGGGAAAATGAGAAACCTTCACTGCAAGTCGGCGCTGTGGAATATCAGAAGGCGATGACAGTTCAGGCAAAGAAAGTCATCATCCATCCCGATTGGATAGCGGGCGTTAGTATCGATGACCGGACGAATTACAACAACGATATCGCCCTTATCCAACTGGCAAGGAGGATCGAACTGGATGAATGTATTTACCCGGTATGTCTGCCGCAGAAGGGGGAGACGGCCTATCCGGCCATTAAAGAGGTTGGATATATTGCTGGCTGGGGAGAAACCAACAGAAAAGACAAACATGGGGTAACAATAAACAAACCAAAGCTCTTACAATATACGGGGATTCCACTCCGCGCCCTAGAAGACTGTAAGAAGACTTTGCCCAACAAGTATACTGTCACCTCTAACATGTTGTGTGCAGGGGAAGACGGCCATGACAGTTGTAATGGCGATAGTGGAGGTCCCCTCATGTTTGAAGATCTAAGAAATCGAGAGTACAAAAGACTCTATATCTCCGGCATCGTCTCCTGGGGAATCGAATGTGGCAAATTCGGAATGTACACCAAAGTTCAGAACTATGTGGACTGGATTGAGAAGATGATAGACAAGgtggaaaaggaagaaaaagatgaagagcaacTCGAACCGCTAAAAATATGTAAGAAGACATAGGAAGGAACAAGGGCACACCATTCAATCTGAGACGTCAGTATATATAGGGGAGGGGGTGCGAAAATCCTTCATGTTCTTCATAATAAACTCTGTATACACTCATCTGATATAGAGGATGTTCAACTTGTAATTCCTAAATTAATAAAAAGGAAGCAATTTTATAATTATTGGTTATGTCATGTGaatgcagctcctatgcagatctccgtgtctccatggttacagactacaaacaaacagtGTGTAGTCAGGTCCTGCAGTTGTGTGTTCATATTTTCAGCTTGCCACCCCATTTACTGTCTGCAGGTTACAAAGAAGAGGAAATGGAAGGTCTGAACTGGATGTCCTTTTTTCTGCTTTAGCCTCACCCCAGACACTTTGCCCAATACATACATTTAGCTTAACGTGAAATGTAAATCATTCACATCATACCGGTACAATATGACCATTTTATTGGCACCATACATGGGACAGGTAAACACTGTAAGGGTCAGTCAGAAATCTCTGATTGTAGCTGTTCATTGTCCCTATCTCTTCCATCTGATCCAGACTACCTTTGAAACAACACTATAGAGTTTGCTATGCAGGCATCTTTGGCTGTTAACTTTTACATCATATACCTCCTTGAGAGTCACAGATTTCCCCCCACAACAGCCACAATGTAACTTATGCCAGATACAATACCCCATGACTGCCAGACTTTTCTTcacaacagtaataatgccctccatgAACGCAAcaatatcatagtaacatagtgtgtaagatgggaaaaagacttatgtacatccagttcagtctattaacccccaatgttgatccagagaaattaaaaaaaacaaaaaactcaatgaggtagaagccaattttccccattgaaggaaaaaaaaaatccttcctaactgcaatctggcaatcggaataatccaaGGATCAGCAACCCTtctaaagttattaatgattataagatataatattgtatcattcaagaaagacgtccaggtccctcttatactcttttatcgaatttgccatcaccacatcctcaggcacagagttccatagtttcactgctcttacagtaaagaacccccttctatgttggtgtagaaaccttctttcctctagatgtagagggcgtccccttgttacagtcacagtcctgggtattatcagatcatgggacagatctctgtattgtcccgtgatatatttatacatagttattagttcaccccttagtcgtcttttttcaaaactaaataatcccaattttgataacctccatttattactttagtagctctgatatgtccttcttgagcacCAGTGtttaaaactgtccacaatattccatgtgtcgtctgactagtgacttgtaaagaggaagaacaatgttatcatcatgtgaccctagacctcccctgatgcaccccatggtcctatttggcttggcagcagctgcctgacactggttgctccagataagcctacagttaactaaaatccccaagtccttttccatgttagtgtttcccagtggtttcctatttagttTTTAATGATgacatgtgcagaaccttacatttatcaatgttgaacctcatgtgccacttttctgcccaagccccaacttatccagattctCTTGCAACctccttgcatcctctcttgtgttaatatctttacatagttttgtgtcatctgcaaatattgatattttactgtacaatccatcTACCAGGTTACTTTCGgtgagctgcacgtgatttacgaacttcagcagctcgctgaggagacatgttcgctcgttGCTTTCGCATTTAggctgcacgtgatttacgaacttcaactgctctctgaggagacatgttggctcattGCTTTGACATATAAGCTGCACGTGATTTCTGAagttcagcagctcgctgaggagacatgatCGCTTGTTACTTTTGCATATAggctgcacgtgatttacgaacttcaactGACCGCTGAAGAGACATGCTGGCTTGTTGCTTTTGCCTATAAGCTACACCTGATTTACAAACCTCAGCTGCTCGCTGAGAATACATGTTGgcttgttgctttcgcatataaGTTGCAcatgatttatgaacttcagcagcttgctgaggagacatgttgactTCTTGCTTTCgcatataagctgcatgtgatttacgaaaTTCAaatgctcgctgaggagacatgttggctcgttgctttcgcatatctgctgcatgagatttacaaacttcagctgctcgtTGAGGttaaatcgtggcttgtcgctgtatcatgtaagctCCATTAACTTCACGGTGGCATTGaaacctctgtggtgacatgtgtGCACCACAGCGACAGTTTGTTTCAACACTCGACAACGGTttatgattagatgaaggctggactggtgttggtggcattagcacttgagatcacatgatatcacattcagaaGACTGTGAAGATAgcagtgaaggactatgcttcaatgttgttggtcaatatacaccaaaagctatgtatgtgtacatttgtgaggtgtcatttattggagtctccacacaggtgtgcagttgtctcacaaccagctataaactgccagactgagtactgctgtatccataacaACTGAGGCTGTGGGGGTTTGTGGAGGATGTAGTCTAcccgtaatccctcattcagtgcacagagatgaaggacctgtgatgacgtcaccatcatgtgatcaggggcgaagctcagagcccaggtgacCGATCACATGTAACTCGCATAGTCACTCAGTCAcccacagacaggtggtcgttggtattttgtttaaaaaagaatAAGGCCTAAAACTGACCCCAGTTGTAcccaactagtaacagtgacccaatcagagtatgtaccatttataaccaccctctgctttctatcactgagccagttactgtacttacccacttacacacattctcacacagaccaagcattctcatgttatataccaaccttttatgcggcatagtatcaaatgctttgaaaaagtccacatacacaagatccagtgactctccccggtctAGTCTAGAACATACCTCCTCTTAGAcgttgatcaggttggtttgacaggagcaacccctcataaacccgtgctgatacagagttatacagccatttcccttgaggtcctccaggatggcatctcttagaaacccttcaaacattttactcacaatagTAAAACTTGccggcctgtaatttccaggttcgCCTTTTGACCTTTTTTTTGAATATCGGTACCACATTggaatccagtggaacagaccccgtcactataaAGGTCCTTAaacataagaaacaagggtctgcatatcacattacttaattcccttaaaacccaagGGTGTATGTCATCAGGACtcggcgatttgtctattttaatctttttaagatggctctgctcttcttcctgggttagactgctaacatttagtggagagtttactttatcactctgcatctcatctgacattttattttcctctgtgaatgcactggagaaaaagctattgaATAGATTTGTTTTTTCCTCATTGTCCTCTACAATTTgttttacattatttattaaagggccaacagtttcagtattaatctttttactatttatatagttaaagaacagtttagggttactattactctctttggcaataagtctgtctccacctttgctgcttttatctgatttttacatcatttatttttttccctataggtttttagtgcttcttcgctgccttcttgttttagtagtttaaatgctttccttttactgtttacatctttattaagccacattggttttcccctattactaagtcttttattcctgtaaggcagttgttcccaaactttttcagccatggagccctttatTGGCCCTTTACAAGAGGCcagtataggggatactattactactgaagccactgtgggggtcactattactactggggccagtataggggagcctattactactggagccaattcactggaccctattactactggggccaatataggggaacttattactactggggtcaatataggggacactattaatactggggccaatataggggacactattactactggggccgcaatagtaGTTGCTATCACTaatggagccaatataggggacacaactactactgggaccaccagtatagggggtcactattactacattggGCGGATTTCCTGCATAATTTACAGTGGCTgtggcagcaaagtggatgagattttgaaaatctcattcacacgctatggaaaaaatctgcacaaaacctgtgcggatattgacatgtggtgcgggtgTATATCAATaacccatccagtgctccagtggccctgttttttttttttaagtgccctGTCTTTTTATATAATGACGGATGTAAatatcatatgttgtgataagccacacccctaacccctCTCTTGACCACACCCTCTCTCCAGCTTTGGGGCTCCACaaaaaacttttgcttcaaaaagagcTCCATCCTGAAAAAGTTTGGCAACCACTGCTGttatggcatccccctcatttgCTAACTTTGCAAATTtcttggggtgtgccagttcaggactagcctccctgttcTCTTTCCTCTACCGCTCCTTCTGTCACCCTGCTAGCTGCCTGATCaacctgctctcccaaactaccatccgcccccacatctaccccagaaaATATCTGcttagtgagcagcaaactcctttccatggtgcCAGTGGATCTCAGTATTGCAAGCTgtgcatttagatccaggatctgggcttccaaatgcacaacacgctcacatctcgggtactggtgcattatgccTACACCGCAAGCTAGGGGTTGACCGGCCTTAGGCGGAGGTAACGCTCTGGTTACGCccctagctgtgattggctcctgCGAATCCATCTATCCTTCCAGGTCGCCGGGGGGCAGAGTGACAGCGGAGTCTGGAGAAGCAGCTCCATGCTCCTGCACACTGCACCAGGGAGCCCAGAGATTACCATTACAGCGGTGCTGTTTAACCTGTGCCGCCATGGATGCTGATGACAGTGAGGCCGGCTCATTTGGGGGGACTGGAGCGCTCACTGACCAGCATTGGATGGCAGCGGAGCACAGCGAGGAGACTGATAGCAGGGTCGCCTGATCGGGGGGACAGGAGCAGACAGTGACACCCTTTGATGGCAGCAGAGCACAGCCAGGAGAATGACAGCGGGGCCAGCAGATCGGTGGGGACGCGAGTAGACATGCCACTTGGTCCGCAAAATGTGTCAGCTTCTCAAGGTGATGGGAGCGGACATGCAGTATGCCAGTCCGGCCGGGAGATGTGTGAGCTGCTTGGGGGCGACGGAAGAGCGGACATGCATTATGGCGGTCCAGCAGGGAGATGCGGCAGCTGATCGGGGGGAGAACGGCAATGTATATGCCAATCGGCCAAGAGATGTGTCAGCTTGTCAGGGGGTTGGGTGGTACCTGTGTCTCTGGGGACCTGCACAGCTAATCTAAAGATGTGGCCATCACTTGGGCGTAGCCTGTAACTCAGGGCGGCCAACCCATATCTCAACCCATAcatccagtggagacataatgcaccagttcCCACATCTCATTGTCATGGAGGGCATTCTGAATGGGGAtcctacagatagattagatgaaagtaatgtatgcaaaaattcaaatagataaaCAGTAATTAAATACAAATAACTTTCCCAAAGTCACTGACTCCAAAATCACCCTGTTCGCggcgcaggaaaggggaatccccgcagccggacagaccccattaactataatggagcctgccactttctgcccagctgcacagtttttggatggaagaaaaagtgctgcatgtaccACTTTTTTTGTAATTTACAGCTGGATCAGAGACTGAACCTCCGTCTGGAGGTTCCCAGGCAGATGTAAAACCAGCTTTAACTAGTGAATCTAAAAAGCTCTTTAGAGTGATTGTCCACCTTTTAACATTGTGTCATTTTACATTCCTTGCTGATTATTTTCAGTATTCATATTCATACTGtcagatatttgttttgttttttccaaatGCAAAGTTAGAAATTTaaatgcctgcagccaccactaggaggagctcactgcgtCCTGTTATGTTATTGAGTTCAATGTATAGACAGTATTCACTAAGCTTCTGAGCTCCTGATTGCACCACTGGCACCATTGCATACTATTGTAGAGCAGCCAGAGATGTAATCAAGGTCAGGACAGGCGGAGTTTATGCATAAACGGAGGGACAGGCAAAGAATCAGGGCAAGCAGCATTCAGATAAATAGCAGTTCAAGTATAAGATGAGGTCAGGACAAaagtcaggaaagctgggttGATAGGCACTAGAAGGCAAATAGAACAAACAGCACCTTTGCAGAGTCTAACAGAACCTGGTGCTCAGGGACTCCCAGTGGGAGAAGGTGCCTTAAAGAACCATAGGACAAAGCGAATTGGTTGGGGATAAAAAAAGCTGGGTGCACGCGCTGGCCTTTCAAGCAGTGGGCTGGCTGCACACCCAAAGGGCTCGCACCCACTTCCGATAGACTTTCCTGTGATGCGAGACTGAGTGAAAACGCGTGattatgaaaacaatgattttcaatggtttccttcttaTTTGAAATGTCTTCACTTCAGCCTCGCAGTGCTAAGAAAACTATGCGCTattggccattgttttcaatggggctggcggcagcagcgtcggcttgattgaaaacataggaagtacATCGCACTGTGGCAGctatgacagaggattccttcatccccacggggatgaaggaatcccctgctacagctgtggcagaggtccatgatactatcccattgctttcaatgggactgacgctgctgctgccccattgaaagcaatgggatgaaggcatcgcctgcagcgatgattttcgggggaaaggagcttgaaatataagccctaccctgaaaatcacccctagctgtaaaaaaaagtttaactgaAAAAAATTAACTCCCCGGCAGTattcatctgtcttctggtgaccgagaattgaaaaatccccacctccagaaagcgctgcctctgattggttgagcgctgtgaccaatcacaggcagcattcagctgtcattcaatctcCGGCCAacagaagacagatgaagactgccggggatggagagaagagccggactttcttctaggtgagttcattttttttttacagttagggatgattttcggggtagggcttatatttcaagcccttcccacaAAATCATTACTGCAGGCGATGCCTtcatcctattgacttcaatggggtggcagcgacgtcggccccattgaaagcaatgggatagcatcgtggacctctgtcacagctgtgacagctgtggcaggggattccttcatccccgcgatctctttggggatgaaggaatgccctgccatagctgtcacagctgtgtcaggggagcgcgatgtaaaccctatgttttcaatggggccgacactgCTGTCACcaacccattgaaaagaatgggcgatagcacagatttttcttagcgctgcgaggctggagtgaagacatcgcaaatgagaatgaaaccattgaaatcattggtttaattatcatgcattttcacttctCCTCGCATTGCAGGAAAGTCTATCACAAGTGGGTACGCGCCCTCATAGAGAAGGGACTGAGGATACAATTGGTCGAAACAGGCAGGATGAGAGGGCGGTGAAAGGAACCGCTTGATGTGGCCATAACACTACACAGGGGATTGGGAGCTCTATGTCTAAGCACCCAAACTCCTTTAAATAATAATGACAATAGGAGTAAAAAAACCCGGTATTTTAAAGACAAATACACTTTATTTCTTCAACTTTCCATAAAATAAGATGCATAAAATATCTTTgtgtttttagaattttttttttaaattaaaacgaCTCTCCAATTTCTGAACAAAATTCTGTTTCTAGGACTGGAGGGGGCAGGAGGGGAAggttacctgcagttcttctctgctgccctttGGAGCTGCCTGTTTCAGGCCCTGTTTTcgaccatccaagatggctgcagaaatTTCCTAACCATCTAATGCACTCTgtgtactgatcacatgagcagctgtggccaatcagagagccagTATAGTGtactagtagtctaacactagcaaTACACTGTGTGTGATCAAGTAGTCTGAAAACTGTGTCGgacatcttggacagccaaaaacaggCCCTGGAGCCAGCAGATTGGAGGGATAGCACAggacaactgcagataatataccccaCTGCCCCTCGGACAGAATCttgtcccgaaactggagggtTCCTTTAAGTAGCAAATTCTAAAATCTTTATATCTGTACGAACATCGAAGCAGAAAATGTTATTTGCTGCGACACTTCCTACTGGAAAGGTTTAAGCAAACACATATATTGCAGCCGGCGAGGGGGGAGGCTTGGCCACGCATATACTTggccacatatatatgtatactgctgcaaggagagaagggagagaggctTAGCCACATGTACAACAAGTTGTAGCCTTCAAAGGTCCCAAGATCAATGGCTGTGACTATAGTCAAACTAGTGGCTAAGGATGTTTGACTGACAAGATCATACTAAAGACAGTGGTTGTTAGGCagtgtatccatagcaaccagaCTGTCTGACAAAACTGaggtatgaggccttagtcaattGGGCAAGTATAATTTTGGTCAGTGAATAACTGACCGGTTTTACTGCGAGTATTTGTGTGTTTTACATCTGTTTTTGTGCTTTTAATGCATGAGTGTCATCGGAGTGTAATCCATTCTTCACGCACATCAAAAACGTCGAAGTCAATGTCATACAACGTCACTTAAGTCAAggggtgcgtgaaaaaaatggagCGCACATGCATGCCATATAATTGCATTTGTGTTTTTTCACgcatccattgacttaaatgagcGATTTAGGCGCACACCTTTATAGGACGCGCTGCAATTTTTTAACGCAGACCATTGGTctatgaaaaaaaatcgcacatttgAATGATCGCATTCACTTTTAATGGGCGCAAGTCCTGTGCGAGTTTTGGCAGTTGTAAACTTGGAGAGAACTCGGACGTTAAAAATTCCTGTATGACCAGAGCCTTAAGGGCGATTTTAATGTCTCAATTCGGCCCGAGTTCAAAACTGACAGAACTTTgagccattaaagtcaatggcccTTATTTATGAATATTggcgttagagatgagtgagcattgcccttagcgagtacctgcccgcttgagacgaaaggttcgggtgtcggcgcgggggagcggtgagtagcggcagtcagcaggagggagcggggggggggggagagggaaagggagctctcccctccgttccgccctgctctcccccgcagctccctgcccgccgcacccgaaccttttgtctcgagcgggcaggtactcgctaagggcaatgctcgctcgaccaattgcctttagcgagtatactcgctcatctctaattggcgtATATCGCAGCAATTCTTTTTAGAACTCAACAGTCTTGAATTGCACCAAATTTACTAAAGTAGCGCACAGATTTGTAAATTTGGTACAATTTACAAAGCACCAAAAAAAGGAAAGATGCACCAAAAATGTACCAATTTGTGTTTAGAAATATGTTTTGCACCACAAATTAAATCCTGCTTTATGTACTAACATATAACTAAACTAATTAAACATTCTATTTACTGATTTTAATATAAAAATGGgagcaaaaatatgaaaaaaaacaccCTATGTAGTTTATTCTGCGCCGCAAAATGCACCAATTTCCGCATAACACTACTACCATGTGCAAAAACCTTGCCAATTTGCAATTGGAAATAACTTTAGCTTCAAAAATGTTATTCTGCATCATCTACTCATATAAAATAATCCATCAACAGtcaaaataatgataataaaactaaaaatgggagcgaaataaaaaaacaaaaactatccaTGTAGTTGGATTTGTGTCAAAAAATGAGCCAAAATGAGTGTGCGAAAAAAAAGTGCGCCAAATGCTTCTTCATTTACACCACCTTTCATTAGGTTTTCTTAGCGCCGGTTTTTAGCTACACTTTCTTGTAGTAACGCTGTATAACTGTGTCACGCCCACGTTTGGGAAAATACAATAAATTGGCAGCTTCTCGgatctttctcttctttttagTGCAAACTAATTTTGAATTTGTCTAAAACTTAGTGCGCCGTCATTCTAGCGCAGCTGTAGACACAAATCTGTCGGAAATACATAAAAAAAGGCTAATGTGTGCGTTCACCGATGGTCCGTGTAAAATACTCTTGTGGCGCGATTCTCTTTCACTGGGAGGATTCTTCTACACtcataaaacgtaacttttaatcatTTATTAGTCTAAAAGACTTCATACAAAGCCTGACACAAACAACGCACAAAACACAGATACCCCTTAAAGGTATGTTGCTATTTCCATGCACCTTGATGACCAGGAAGCACGGAACAAAGAGGGGAAACGTATAACCCCTAGTACATGCAGAGGAGGGATGGGACAGTCTCTTGTATAAAAACAGAGATGGTTAAAGGTCTCTTAGAACCTTAATTAGAGAATAGCCTGCGCCCCCCACCAATAGTTCCCGTGATCCTATCTTGATGTATGGATCAATTTCAAGTTGTACCGGATTGTATCCTAAACGGATGATACAGCTATAGGAATAACTATACGGGCTGGTGCTGCTAGCTTTTTGTTATTTTGGTTCCTGTTTAGATAGAGGTGGGGGGTCAATATGCTGGCCTAAACCAGTTCCAGCTCTAATTTATCTGAACTCCTCATTTCTCCATTATATAGAGTTGGTCCAAATTATCTTATAGGGCTCTACTACAgcagccatttaaaggggttgtcccgcgccgaaacgttttttttttttttcaatagcccccccgttcggcgcgagacaaacccgatgcaggggttaaaaaagaaaacgggatagtgcttacctgaatccccgagctccggtgacttcttacttaccttgcgaagatggccgccgggatcttcacccacggtggaccgc is a window of Eleutherodactylus coqui strain aEleCoq1 chromosome 4, aEleCoq1.hap1, whole genome shotgun sequence DNA encoding:
- the C1S gene encoding complement C1s subcomponent; translated protein: MKLWWLFLTLLGCANAVPPPMYGEIISPNYPQVYPNNAAKTWNIQVPEGYGIRLYFTHLDIELSEKCEYDSLQVVIGNEVQQAFCGQHLFGSSGFPKEKFYPTTHLKLLFKSDFSNRERHTGFAAYYVAADVDECDMYEPCSHFCNNYIGGFFCSCPPEYELQEDQQTCGVNCSGGLYTDLRGQISSPGYPSPYPENSRCEYKVLLESGYQVILAFRAQDFDIEAPEDGSCLYDSLIIKAKGRTFGPYCGQTPPPRIETGSNEVDIQFITDSGGNNKGWKIYYIEDAIPCPTDVFHHSIQNPQKDKYVFKDMVTVKCEEGYEILSGKKRLSSYQAKCQGDGTWSNTHLKCQPVECGNPEPIVNGAVDVTFTTYGANATYHCKTEYYTLKGDDTYYCSADGLWINSEKDSEAPKCTAVCGKTSLSQETRIFGGKKASPGFFPWLVRIVLPNNFGGGSLISDRWVVTAAHIFGENEKPSLQVGAVEYQKAMTVQAKKVIIHPDWIAGVSIDDRTNYNNDIALIQLARRIELDECIYPVCLPQKGETAYPAIKEVGYIAGWGETNRKDKHGVTINKPKLLQYTGIPLRALEDCKKTLPNKYTVTSNMLCAGEDGHDSCNGDSGGPLMFEDLRNREYKRLYISGIVSWGIECGKFGMYTKVQNYVDWIEKMIDKVEKEEKDEEQLEPLKICKKT